Proteins encoded by one window of Rutidosis leptorrhynchoides isolate AG116_Rl617_1_P2 chromosome 7, CSIRO_AGI_Rlap_v1, whole genome shotgun sequence:
- the LOC139857009 gene encoding putative pectinesterase/pectinesterase inhibitor 24, protein MNSSNSYGKVDMADQMRLEARRKTKRRIATVAISSLILVIVVVSAVVGTTTTRNKDHNNNDNPSQSQSALASVKAVCDTTLYPDTCYTSLAPHVNSTHFQPDELLKFAIVVAINELTKVSTHVDLKNCSELLDLALDHLNDTLSSASNVDLKSLGSLFDDLMTWLSTAGTFQQTCIDMVNENVSTLLKTSAELTSNSLAIVKGFSSVTSSYNKKRKLLSLSGTDEMPEWLSSKDRKLLQSPAGIKADAVVAKDGSGKYKKISDALKDVPSKSKKRFVIYVKKGVYNENVRVEKSMTNVMIIGDGMDSTIVSAALNVIDGTPTFQSATFSVFGQGFIARDIGFRNTAGAAKHQAVALMSNSDQSIFYRCRIDAFQDSLYCHANRQFYRECNIYGTVDFIFGNSAAVFQNCKILPRRPMTGQQVTITAQGKFDPNQNTGISIQNCTISPFGNLNDVQSYLGRPWKDYSTTVYLNNNMGGFISPKGWLPWIGTTAPSTIFYAEYGNYGAGASTKNRVKWKGLHYLNSNQASKFTVSPFIQGGKWIKAAGVPYKSGL, encoded by the exons ATGAATTCTTCCAACTCCTATGGGAAAGTCGACATGGCTGATCAAATGCGGCTCGAAGCTCGTCGAAAAACCAAAAGAAGAATCGCTACTGTCGCAATATCATCTCTCATTCTCGTCATCGTTGTAGTTTCAGCCGTTGTAGGAACAACAACAACGCGTAACAAAGACCACAACAATAACGATAATCCATCACAATCTCAATCGGCTTTAGCTTCCGTTAAAGCTGTTTGTGATACTACATTGTATCCTGACACGTGTTACACTTCTCTAGCTCCTCATGTTAACTCAACACATTTTCAGCCTGACGAGTTACTTAAATTCGCTATTGTAGTTGCAATAAACGAGCTAACGAAAGTGTCCACTCATGTGGATCTTAAAAACTGCAGTGAGTTATTGGATCTTGCACTTGATCATTTGAATGACACATTGTCATCAGCAAGTAATGTTGATTTGAAATCATTAGGTTCTCTTTTTGATGATCTGATGACGTGGCTAAGTACAGCTGGCACGTTCCAACAAACTTGCATTGACATGGTTAATGAAAACGTTTCAACTTTACTTAAAACATCAGCCGAGTTAACTAGTAACAGTCTTGCAATTGTCAAGGGGTTTTCAAGTGTTACAAGCTCTTATAATAAAAAAAGAAAATTATTGAGCTTATCGGGAACCGATGAAATGCCTGAATGGTTATCGAGTAAAGACCGTAAACTTTTGCAATCTCCCGCAGGAATTAAAGCAGATGCGGTGGTGGCTAAGGACGGTAGTGGCAAATACAAGAAAATTTCTGATGCTTTAAAGGATGTTCCTTCAAAGAGCAAGAAACGATTTGTGATTTATGTTAAGAAAGGAGTTTATAATGAGAATGTGAGGGTTGAAAAATCCATGACGAATGTTATGATCATTGGTGACGGTATGGATTCAACGATCGTGTCAGCAGCTTTAAATGTCATCGATGGGACTCCAACTTTTCAATCAGCAACTTTCT CCGTGTTTGGCCAAGGATTCATAGCCCGCGATATTGGGTTCCGCAACACTGCTGGTGCAGCAAAGCATCAGGCAGTTGCACTAATGTCGAACTCAGACCAGTCAATTTTCTATCGTTGTCGTATTGATGCTTTCCAAGACAGTCTTTACTGTCATGCGAACCGTCAGTTTTATAGAGAATGCAACATCTACGGTACAGTCGATTTCATTTTCGGAAATTCAGCTGCCGTTTTCCAAAACTGTAAAATTCTTCCTAGACGACCAATGACCGGTCAACAAGTCACAATCACAGCACAAGGAAAATTTGATCCTAATCAAAACACTGGCATTTCAATTCAAAACTGCACCATTTCACCATTCGGGAATTTGAACGATGTTCAGTCGTATTTAGGGCGTCCATGGAAGGATTATTCGACTACAGTTTATCTTAACAATAACATGGGAGGATTTATTAGTCCAAAAGGATGGCTTCCATGGATCGGTACTACGGCTCCCAGCACAATTTTCTATGCAGAGTACGGTAACTACGGTGCAGGTGCGTCGACAAAGAATAGAGTAAAATGGAAAGGACTGCATTACTTAAACAGTAATCAAGCGAGTAAGTTCACGGTTTCGCCTTTTATTCAGGGGGGTAAATGGATTAAAGCTGCTGGTGTTCCTTACAAATCCGGACTCTGA
- the LOC139859614 gene encoding uncharacterized mitochondrial protein AtMg00810-like — MLTKFKSSMKLEFDMTDLGEMKFFLGIEVLQRVDGIFICQRKYASEILDRFGMMDVNVVHNPLTVGFKVVKDEDGLKIDSTQFKQIVGSLMYLSATRPDIMFAVSLISRFMSSPTQLHFSVAKRILRYIKATMDYGVFYKRGSSSELIGYADSDYTGDQEDSKSTSEYVFMMGEGAVAWSSRKQPIVTLSSTEAEYVAAVGCACQAIWMKKVLKEIGQDQEECVTNMCDNTSTIKFSKNSVFHGRTKHIRVRIEKQLADIMTKALKLDSFQGLRKGMGVKAASELN, encoded by the exons ATGCTAACCAAGTTTAAAAGCTCCATGAAGTTAGAATTTGATATGACAGACCTTGGAGAAATGAAATTTTTCTTAGGCATTGAAGTGTTACAACGAGTAGATGGGATTTTCATATGTCAACGCAAGTATGCTAGTGAAATTCTGGATCGTTTTGGGATGATGGATGTTAATGTAGTGCATAATCCATTAACAGTAGGCTTTAAAGTAGTCAAAGATGAAGATGGGCTTAAAATTGATTCTACACAATTTAAGCAAATTGTTGGCAGTCTAATGTACTTATCAGCCACTCGGCCTGATATTATGTTTGCGGTTAGTTTAATTAGTCGTTTTATGTCATCACCTACTCAGCTACATTTTTCAGTCGCAAAAAgaatacttcgctacatcaaagcaACAATGGACTATGGTGTGTTTTATAAAAGAGGTAGCAGTAGCGAATTGATAGGATACGCAGATAGTGACTACACCGGAGATCAGGAAGATAGTAAGAGCACATCCGAGTATGTATTCATGATGGGTGAAGGTGCCGTAGCATGGTCATCAAGGAAACAACCTATAGTTACTCTTTCATCTACGGAAGCAGAGTATGTAGCTGCTGTTGGTTGTGCTTGTCAAGCCATTTGGATGAAGAAAGTGTTGAAAGAAATTGGGCAAGATCAAGAAGAATGTGTGACGAATATGTGTGACAACACGTCAACGATTAAGTTCTCAAAGAATTCTGTCTTCCATGGTCGAACGAAACATATACGAGTAAG AATTGAGAAACAGTTAGCTGATATAATGACTAAAGCTCTCAAACTAGATAGTTTTCAAGGTCTGCGCAAAGGAATGGGAGTGAAAGCTGCATCAGAATTGAACTAG